From the genome of Leptotrichia sp. HSP-342:
TAACTTAGTAGGAATCGTGGTAGTTAGCCACAGTAACACGCTTGCACAGGAAATTATTAATTTTGTAAAAGTATTTAAGCAGGAAGACTTTGCATTAGAAAATGGTGGAAATGCAAGCAGAGAAGTTTACGGAACAAATGTCGAAAATGTTAAGGAAGCAATAATCCGTGCTGATAGCGGTGCTGGAGTGCTTGTTTTCGTAGATATGGGAAGTTCTGT
Proteins encoded in this window:
- a CDS encoding PTS-dependent dihydroxyacetone kinase phosphotransferase subunit DhaM codes for the protein MKENNHNLVGIVVVSHSNTLAQEIINFVKVFKQEDFALENGGNASREVYGTNVENVKEAIIRADSGAGVLVFVDMGSSVFNAAKAIKELEGQVEAKIADAPLVEGIISAVAANFDGISLADLKTIAEDSRKFTKLKKEI